The Hornefia porci genome contains the following window.
TTCGCCGCTTTTACCATAGCATCTGCAGCCTCGATGGATCCAACCAGTCCCTTAGTTTCGATCATTCCCAATGCATCATACTTAGCCATTTTCTTATCCTCCTAATATTTCTAATTAAATTTTATATTGTTATTTAACATTTTTCAACTATTTTATGATCCTGAAATGCGATTTGGAGCTGACGCCGAAAGCGTTCGCTTCCTCCGTATCCACATGGCATTCCAGCGCGCTGGTGTCGGTTGCTCTGATGAGCACATTTCTCATGACGCCGCCGCGTTCTGTGTCAAAGTCGATGGAGACCACATCGCCGTCTCTGACGCCATATCGTTCCGCCTCTGCGGGAGTCATATGGATGTGACGCTGGGCAACAATCGTTCCCTCTGTCAGCACCACGCTCCCTTTGGGACCGACCAGCGTGACGCCAGGCGTGCCGGTCAGATCACCTGACTGGCGAACCGGCGCTTTGACGCCGAGTTTGAAGCCGTCTCCGGCCAGGATTTCAACCTGCGTCCTGCTTCTGACCGGACCGAGAACGCGAACCTTTTCAATCGCGCCTTTCGGACCGCAGACGGTCAGCGTCTCCTTACAGGCGAACTGCCCCGGCTGACCCAGATCCTTGATGGCGGTCAGCTCATATCCTGAGCCAAACAGCACATTCAGATCCTGCTGGGACAAATGCAGATGACGATTGGATACGCCTACCGGAATATCCGATCCGTCTGCACAGGTTCCTGCCCCGCAGCCGGCTCCGGTCTTTCCCGCGCCGGCCATGGCCGCATCGACAAGCTGTCTGATCAGCTGTTCATAATTCTCCATTTATCATTCTCCTTTCAGAGCCTTCACCATGGAATTAATCATGTCATTCAGCTGTGCAGTGTTGATTCCCTGATCCCCTGCCGCCGGCGCCGCCTGCGGTGCAGGAGTCGCAGACGCCGCTCCGTTCTGGATTTCAGAAGGAGACGGTGCTCCTGTGATATTCACCGGGCTGTAAGGAGCGCAGGTTCCGCAGGTTGGGCTGTATCCGATATAGCTCTGTACAGGTGCCGCGGGAGCCGGTGCGGCCTGCGGAGCAGTCTGTGTCGGAGCATATCCGCCGTTCAGTTCCGGATGGTTGAAGGTCGGATCGTTCGCCGCCAGGTTTGCACAGTCCACGAGGCCGTAAGCGACCCGTTTGACATTGATCAGGTGCAGCGGAGATACGTTCTCCGAGACGGAGCTTCCGCCCCAGGTTCCGCATCCCAGTGTGAAGGATGGAGCCAGACCGGTGCTCGCACCGACGCCGCCCATGCTTCCACCGGTGTTGACCAGAATTCTGGACGCCGGTTTCGCAGAGAATTCCATCACCATATTTCTGTCCTGCGTATGGATGCTCATCGTGTGACCGATTCCGTTCTGCAGGAGTTTCTTGCTGAGCTCGCAGGCTTCGTGCCAATCCTTCACTGTGTAGAACGCCAGCACGGAGGTCAGCTTCTCGAAGGACAGCGGATACTCTTTTCCAACGCCGCCCATCGGTCCGATCAGCACCTTTGTAGTGTCCGGAACACTGAATCCTGCCGCGTTCGCGATGACCAGCGGAGATCTTCCGACGAACTTGGCGCTCATGGATGTCGTTCCCGGCCGGAACAGGATCTTGCAGACCTTTTCAGTTTCCTCGGGGCTCATGAAATATCCGCCCTGCTTCCGGAATTCCTCGATGACCTGATCCTTGTTGCATTCCTCTGCGATGACAGACTGCTCGGACGCACAGATTGTGCCGTAGTCAAAGCTCTTGCTCGCGATAATGTTCTTCACGGCCTCTGCGACATTCGCTGTTCTCTCGATGTACGCCGGGGAGTTTCCCGCGCCGACGCCGAGAGCCGGTTTACCGGAGCTGTACGCCGCCTTGACCATTCCCGGACCGCCGGTGGCGATAATCATCTTGATATCCGGATGATGCATCAGCTCGTTAGTTGCGGGCATGCTGGGCATCGAAACGCATCCGATGGTGTTCGCCGGCGCGCCCGCCGCTTCTGCCGCCTCCTTCATCAGGACAGCCGCTCTGAGTGTACATTTCTTTGCCGACGGATGCGGAGCGAAAACAATCGCATTTCTCGCCTTGACCGCAATCATCGATTTGAAAATTGCTGTCGATGTCGGATTTGTGGAGGGAACAATTCCCAGCAGAAGTCCGACCGGCTCTGCGATCTCGATTGTTTTGTTGACCGGATCCTCCCGGAGAACGCCGGATGTCTTCATTCCCTTAATATAATTGTAGAGAACGGTTGAGGCGAAATGATTCTTGTAGGTCTTGTCCGGAACCTTTCCGAACCCTGTCTCCTCAACAGCCATCTGCGCCAGCTCATATGCGTGCTCTTCCGCTACGCGTACCATGTTCTGCAGGATCTTATCGATTTGCTCATCTGTGTATGTGGCGATCTGCTCTGTCGCGATCTGGCCGGCTCTGGCAAGATCCCTGGCCTCCTGTACGGAGCGCAGATCAAAATCCATATTCTCCATTATGCAGCACCTCCTTTTAAATTGCTAAAACTTGTTATTTCTTGTAGTATTCCTCGAACTGATCAATGAGCGCTGATTTGTTCGAGTGGGTAATTTCTCTGCCTGAGATGCCGAACTGTCCGTTATATTCACGGGCCAGTGTCCTCAGCTCCACTACCTTTTTCCCGGAAAGGATCTCCCGGACTGCGTCGGCGCCTCTGGCCTCAACAATCTCGTCGAGCTCTGCCTTATGGAGATTTTCAGGGACTTCGACCGTCCTGCTCTCCCCGGTCACTTCGATTTCCGCGGGCTCTTCCGATGTGTCCTCCGCGGGTTCTGCTGTCTCCTCTGCCGGCTCCGACGGAGTTCCGCCGCCTTCATTTTCTTTGTTCCGGCTACTTATGTGAGACTCCTCATCGTCAGGATCGGAGATTTCTTCATCATCCCCGGGGATCCTGTTCACGATCAGACCGCTGAGTGTCGAATGCGGTCTCGGAATGACGTGGGTGGAAACAATCTCGCCGCCCATTCTCTGAACCGCTGACGCCGCCGCGTCGACGGAAGCCTTGCAGGCCGCTACATCGCCGGCAATCACGATCGTCACAAGTCCGCCCTTTACGAATCTTCTTTCGATCAGCGTTACCTCCGCTGCCTTCAGCATCGCATCGGCACTTTCGATTGCGGGAACCAGCCCCTTTGTTTCAATCATACCAATTGCTTTCATAGTAATTGCTCCTTTTCAGATTACTCGTCGTTAACTGCTTTCATCTATTAATACGTTGCGTAGAACGTTTTGGCAAATGTATCGCCGCTGCTGAAGCGGACCTGCTGTCCCTTCTGGATGAAGAACGTGTCGCCCGGATAAGCTGTGTGCTCTTTTCCGTCGATAGTGATCGTCATCTGTCCCTCGACAACATAGTGCGTTTCCTGGATTTCCACCGGATAGTCGAATGTGCAGTGATCCACCGTCATGAAGCCGGACGACACTGAAGCGCCGTCATCCGCGCCGACGATCTCCTGGTACATGACCTTGCCGTAATCGGCAGGCACTCCGGTATCCAGGACCTCCATTTTAATTCCCTGTCCCCGGACCAGTTTCAGACCGTTCTCACATTCCGCGGTGTAGGGTGCGTTTCCGGACGCCGCGTTCAGGCTGTTGACGAATCCGTCCAGCAGTCCCTGATCCGCCAGCTTCTTCAGAACCTGATAGATCATATCGCTGCTCAGGCCGTCCCCTTCACATGCAGGCTGTGCTGCAGGTGCCGCGGACGCGGGTGCAGCCGGTGTACAGCAGGCGGCTGCCGGCGCACAGCCTTCCGTAAGCTCGATCCCGTTCGCACGTATCATGTCGCGGGCGGCCGGTGTGA
Protein-coding sequences here:
- a CDS encoding acetaldehyde dehydrogenase (acetylating) yields the protein MENMDFDLRSVQEARDLARAGQIATEQIATYTDEQIDKILQNMVRVAEEHAYELAQMAVEETGFGKVPDKTYKNHFASTVLYNYIKGMKTSGVLREDPVNKTIEIAEPVGLLLGIVPSTNPTSTAIFKSMIAVKARNAIVFAPHPSAKKCTLRAAVLMKEAAEAAGAPANTIGCVSMPSMPATNELMHHPDIKMIIATGGPGMVKAAYSSGKPALGVGAGNSPAYIERTANVAEAVKNIIASKSFDYGTICASEQSVIAEECNKDQVIEEFRKQGGYFMSPEETEKVCKILFRPGTTSMSAKFVGRSPLVIANAAGFSVPDTTKVLIGPMGGVGKEYPLSFEKLTSVLAFYTVKDWHEACELSKKLLQNGIGHTMSIHTQDRNMVMEFSAKPASRILVNTGGSMGGVGASTGLAPSFTLGCGTWGGSSVSENVSPLHLINVKRVAYGLVDCANLAANDPTFNHPELNGGYAPTQTAPQAAPAPAAPVQSYIGYSPTCGTCAPYSPVNITGAPSPSEIQNGAASATPAPQAAPAAGDQGINTAQLNDMINSMVKALKGE
- a CDS encoding cupin domain-containing protein, whose translation is MKTLITEKCVREFIEKGQKSICIDDNTLITPAARDMIRANGIELTEGCAPAAACCTPAAPASAAPAAQPACEGDGLSSDMIYQVLKKLADQGLLDGFVNSLNAASGNAPYTAECENGLKLVRGQGIKMEVLDTGVPADYGKVMYQEIVGADDGASVSSGFMTVDHCTFDYPVEIQETHYVVEGQMTITIDGKEHTAYPGDTFFIQKGQQVRFSSGDTFAKTFYATY